A region from the Brassica napus cultivar Da-Ae chromosome C8, Da-Ae, whole genome shotgun sequence genome encodes:
- the LOC106360799 gene encoding 60S ribosomal protein L35a-2: MKGRQGERVRLYVRGTVLGYKRSKSNQYPNTSLIQIEGVNTTEEVNWYKGKRMAYIYKAKTKKNGSHYRCIWGKVTRPHGNSGVVRAKFTSNLPPKSMGARVRVFMYPSNI; encoded by the exons ATGAAGGGACGCCAAGGAGAGAGAGTTAG ATTGTATGTTCGAGGAACTGTCCTCGGCTACAAGAG GTCGAAGTCAAACCAATACCCCAACACTTCTCTCATCCAGATTGAAGGTGTGAACACTACAGAGGAGGTTAATTGGTACAAGGGAAAGCGTATGGCTTACATCTACAAGGCAAAGACAAAGAAGAACGGTTCCCACTACCGTTGCATCTGGGGCAAAGTCACTCGGCCTCATGGTAACAGCGGTGTTGTCCGTGCCAAGTTCACTTCAAACCTACCACCAAAGTCTATG GGAGCTAGAGTCAGAGTGTTCATGTACCCCAGCAACATATGA
- the LOC106360800 gene encoding LIM domain-containing protein WLIM2b → MSSFTGTQQKCKACEKTVYPVELLSADGVSYHKSCFKCSHCKSRLQLSRYSSMEGVLYCKPHYEQLFKESGSFTKNFQSPVKPAAEKSSPELTRTPSRVAGMFSGTQEKCATCSKTVYPIEKVTVESQTYHKSCFKCSHGGCPISPSNYAALEGILYCKHHFAQLFKEKGSYNHLIKSASIKRSAAAAVAAGTPAAAVPES, encoded by the exons ATGTCTTCATTCACGGGAACTCAGCAGAAGTGCAAGGCCTGCGAGAAGACGGTGTACCCTGTGGAGCTTCTCTCTGCTGATGGTGTTAGCTATCACAAGTCTTGCTTCAAATGCTCTCACTGCAAATCCAGGCTTCAG CTGAGCAGATATTCATCAATGGAAGGTGTGTTGTACTGTAAGCCTCATTATGAGCAGCTCTTCAAGGAGTCTGGTAGCTTCACCAAGAACTTTCAGTCCC CTGTTAAACCTGCGGCTGAGAAATCAAGTCCTGAGCTG ACGAGGACCCCTAGCCGAGTTGCCGGTATGTTCTCAGGCACACAAGAAAAATGCGCCACTTGCAGTAAAACTGTGTATCCTATCGAAAAG GTAACAGTGGAGAGCCAGACGTATCACAAGTCCTGCTTCAAATGCTCACATGGAGGCTGCCCCATCTCGCCATCAAACTACGCAGCACTTGAAGGAATCCTCTACTGCAAGCACCATTTCGCTCAGCTTTTCAAGGAAAAGGGAAGCTACAACCACTTGATCAAATCTGCTTCCATCAAACGCTCTGCGGCTGCTGCAGTCGCTGCTGGTACACCTGCAGCCGCCGTTCCTGAATCTTAA